Proteins found in one Sphaeramia orbicularis chromosome 8, fSphaOr1.1, whole genome shotgun sequence genomic segment:
- the crlf3 gene encoding cytokine receptor-like factor 3, producing MSVEVDLLLQEAKESIEAAQNYRSELQQRLHGLNQARKQVRGSSGQARENLRRHFAELQVAATRLLNERLAVLLAEVDAIEADSIKPLDDCQSLIEHGVGQADELLREGEAALRCGLGEKEDKLGSFTKKALHIQLDSLPEVPALVDVPCVSAQLDDSLLVLLRDRVSRHGSVSSHPPVQIEELQERPGGILVRWCKVDEDFAAADYRLQSRRSGSGGSQYEDAYIGRDTEFLVLHLDPHTDYLFRVCARGEGRTEWSPWSIPQTGYTTLAAHEWSPGTDGFILSSRRNIALRNDSSRCSVLYSKAPTYFCGQTLTFKISAAGQMDRRDTLGVCVDNERGAESLQRDQAVCISTNGAVFVNGKEMTNQLPAVTVGSSVTFDMEVVSLFPVSNNNLSDGATFKLRVTIGSGNREVVFDWLLDQAVDCLYFGCSFIHSGWKVLVF from the exons ATGTCTGTGGAGGTAGACTTGTTGCTGCAGGAGGCCAAAGAAAGCATCGAGGCGGCCCAGAACTATCGCAGTGAACTCCAGCAGAGGCTTCATGGCCTCAACCAGGCCCGCAAACAG GTCCGGGGCAGTTCAGGTCAGGCCCGTGAGAACCTCCGCAGACACTTTGCGGAGCTGCAGGTGGCAGCGACTCGGCTGCTGAATGAGCGCCTGGCCGTCCTCCTGGCTGAGGTGGACGCCATCGAAGCTGACAGCATCAAGCCACTGGACGACTGCCAGAGCCTCATCGAACATGGCGTGGGCCAGGCTGACGAGCTGCTCAGAGAAG GGGAAGCAGCCTTACGTTGTGGTCTGGGGGAGAAGGAGGACAAACTGGGCAGTTTCACCAAGAAGGCACTCCACATCCAGCTGGACAG TCTGCCTGAGGTTCCGGCGCTGGTGGACGTGCCCTGTGTCTCCGCCCAGCTTGATGACTCCCTGCTGGTCCTGCTCAGGGACCGGGTGTCCCGCCATGGCTCCGTCTCCTCCCACCCTCCGGTTCAGATTGAGGAGCTGCAGGAGAGACCAGGCGGCATCCTGGTCCGCTGGTGTAAG GTGGATGAGGACTTCGCTGCAGCTGATTATCGGCTGCAGAGCCGGCGGTCGGGCAGCGGGGGGAGCCAGTACGAGGACGCCTACATTGGCCGAGACACTGAGTTCCTGGTCCTCCATTTAGACCCCCACACAGATTATCTGTTCAGGGTCTGCGCCCGCGGGGAGGGTCGCACCGAGTGGAGCCCCTGGAGCATCCCCCAGACGGGGTACACCACCCTGGCAGCACATG AGTGGAGTCCTGGTACTGATGGCTTCATCCTGAGCAGCCGGAGAAACATCGCGCTGCGTAACGATTCGTCGCGCTGCTCCGTCCTCTACTCCAAAGCTCCCACCTACTTCTGTGGCCAAACACTCACCTTCAA GATCTCTGCCGCTGGTCAGATGGATCGCAGAGACACTCTAGGCGTGTGCGTGGACAACGAGAGGGGGGCGGAGTCACTGCAGAGAGACCAGGCCGTTTGCATTTCCACCAATG GTGCTGTGTTTGTCAACGGTAAAGAGATGACCAATCAGCTGCCGGCGGTCACCGTGGGCTCCTCCGTGACCTTTGACATGGAGGTGGTCAGTCTGTTCCCCGTCAGCAACAACAACCTGAGCGACGGCGCCACCTTCAAGCTGAGGGTGACGATCGGCTCAGGGAACCGGGAGGTGGTGTTCGACTGGCTGCTGGACCAGGCCGTGGACTGCCTCTACTTCGGCTGCTCCTTCATCCACTCCGGCTGGAAAGTCCTCGTGTTTTAG
- the mpv17l gene encoding mpv17-like protein, which produces MRRAVLKEAAKRFPWLANVTLYGCLFAGGDLVHQLLAQKERMDWKHTRNVAIVAISFHGNFNYFWLRALERRFPGKSAGMVFRKLLLDQSFASPLGTSVFYTGVSFLEGKEDVFEDWREKFFNTWKTGLMYWPFMQFLNFALMPLHMRTAFMGCCAFLWATFLCFSRQNGDGTAAVALAFIMDPRKTLEEMREARLARKKKKIQREN; this is translated from the exons ATGAGGAGAGCGGTGCTAAAAGAAGCGGCCAAGCGCTTCCCCTGGCTGGCCAACGTCACTTTGTACGGCTGCCTGTTCGCCGGCGGAGACCTGGTCCATCAGCTCTTGGCGCAGAAGGAGCGCATGGACTGGAAACACACTCGGAACGTGGCCATCGTGGCGATCAGCTTCCACGGAAACTTTAATTACTTTTGGCTGCGAGCGTTGGAGCGGCGTTTCCCCGGGAAGTCTGCAGGGATGGTTTTCCGCAAACTGCTGCTGGACCAAAGCTTCGCGTCGCCTTTGGGCACCAGtgtcttctacacgg GAGTGAGCTTCTTGGAGGGAAAAGAGGACGTCTTTGAAGACTGGAGGGAGAAGTTCTTCAACACCTGGAAG ACCGGTCTCATGTACTGGCCATTCATGCag TTTCTGAACTTCGCCCTGATGCCGTTGCACATGCGAACCGCCTTCATGGGCTGCTGTGCGTTCCTCTGGGCCACCTTCCTCTGCTTTTCACGACAGAATGGTGACGGTACCGCCGCCGTGGCTCTGGCCTTCATCATGGATCCCCGCAAGACCCTGGAGGAGATGCGTGAGGCCCGACTGGCCCGTAAAAAGAAAAAGATCCAGAGGGAGAACTGA